Genomic window (Bacillus pumilus):
GACCATACTCAAGCACTGGAATGATACAAAACGAGAATTACCAAAAGAATCTTTACGGGAACTATTTGAAAAACAAGTCAGCAAAACGCCACACGCAAAAGCATTACAGTTTGACGAAATCATTTTGACCTACGAAGAGTTGAATCAGCGGGCAAATCAATTAGCTCATTATTTGAAAAAGTATGGCATTGGACCAGAACAATTTGTCGCAATGGCTTTGCCTCGGTCCATCGATATGGTCGTAAGTCTATTAGCCGTTGTGAAAACGGGAGCCGCTTATCTGCCATTAGACCCTGATTACCCTAACGATCGAGTCGCCTATATGCTAGATGATGCCAAGCCGGCATGCTTGCTTACAGTCAAAGAGATAGCAGACCGTTTGGACCATCCACATATCATTCAACTGGATGATTCAACGACTCATCAGGAGATAGCTGGCAGTCCGCATCTTAATCCGACTTGGAGTGAAGGCTCCCCGCATCACCCGGCTTACATCCTCTACACGTCAGGATCGACGGGCAAACCAAAGGGTGTTGTTGTAACAAAACGAAATGTGATCAACTTTATATTGTCTATGCAAGATTCATTTTTATTAGATCAAGGAGACCAGCTTTTAGCGGTAACGACCATTGCCTTTGATATTTCTGGGCTGGAAATGTTCCTACCGCTTTTACATGGGGCTGCTCTTTTATTAGCAAAAAAAGAAACCATACAAGAGCCAGCAAAGCTTTCAGATATGATTCGTTCTCATCATGTCACAATCATGCAGGCTACACCAACCTTGTGGCATGCACTAGCAGATGAATACCCTGACGTGATAACAGGTATGCGTGTTCTTGTTGGAGGAGAAGCACTCCCTGCCTCCCTTTTGCACACATTGCAATCTCTTCAATGCGACATTACCAATTTGTACGGACCTACAGAGACGACGATCTGGTCTACGTTGGAAAATGTCACAGCACATCGAGAGAATAGTGGGCCGGCGATTGGTAAACCCATTTGGAATACGAGCATTTACATTTTAGATGAAGGACTAAACCCAGTCCCAGCAGGATCAATCGGTGAACTTTATATTGCAGGTGAAGGAGTATCTAGAGGATATCTTGGACGATATGATTTAACGGCTGAACGATTTGTCGCTAATCCATTCGGTACAAAAGGCATGAGAATGTATCGTACTGGTGATTTAGCCAGATGGCGTGAGAATGGTTCGATTGATTATATCAGCCGTGCTGATCATCAAATTAAAATTCGCGGCTTCCGTATTGAACTAGGTGAAGTTGAAACAGTCATTATGCAACACCCAGCCATAAAGCATACATCTGTTATCGTTCGTGAGGATCAACCTGGACAACAGCTGCTTTGTGCGTATGTTGTGCTGACAGACGGCTCTTCTCTTCATCCTTCAGAGCTTAGGCAGTTTGTGGCTGCGTTACTTCCAGATTACATGGTGCCTTCTGCTGTTACCCTTTTGCCAGAACTTCCACTTACACCAAACGGAAAAATAGATCGCAAAGCATTACCAGCACCAAATATGTCTTTAGTTAGTTCAGATCGTACACCTAGAACACCTCAAGAAGACATGTTATGTAGTTTATTCGCAGAAACACTTGGCCTATCTCAAACTGGCATAGATGATAGTTTCTTTGACTTAGGCGGACATTCTTTACTCGCCGCTCGTCTGCTTAGACGTATACGCGATACATTTGGTGCGGACCTAAGCATGAGTACCATTTTTGAATCACCTCGAGTTGCTGAGCTTGCGCAGCACTTGGACAAAGCGAAGGACATTCGGCCGCCGCTTCAGGTAGAAAATAAGCCAGATGAGATTCCGTTATCCTTTGCCCAGAAACGGCTCTGGTTCCTTCATTGCCTAGAAGGACCAAGTCCAACTTACAATATTCCACTTGTCATTCAACTGACAGGTACACTAGATCAAAAAGCTCTAATTGGTGCATTAGCAGATATCAGTGAAAAACATGAAACCCTTAGAACCATTTTTCCAAATAAGAACGGCATGCCAAGACAGGTTATTTTACACCCGAAACGTGTTCAGCCTGAACTCCATGTCACAGCTTCAAGCGATCAACAAATTGAGAATCAGTTAAACGAAGCCATTCGCTATAGCTTTAAGATTGAAGAAGAACCTGCACTGAGAGCTGAATTATTCATGCTCGATGCAAACCGATCCGTACTGCTGCTATTGTTACATCACATTGCTGGTGACGGCTGGTCACTTGCACCATTGACACGAGACTTAACTACTGCTTATGAAGCTCGTATTCAAGGGAAATCAATCTCATTGCCAGCCGAGCCTATTCAATATGCTGACTATGCTATTTGGCAGCAGAAACTGTTGGGCAGTGAGAAAGAGACGGATAGTCTATTTGCTAAGCAACTCAGCTATTGGACAGGTGCTTTACATGACCTGCCTGAAGAACTGGAGCTTCCCTATGACTACCCGCGTCCACAGGAAGGAAGCTTTAACGGTGCTACGATCGACTTTACGATTGAGCCCGCTTTACACCAGCTCCTCCTTGAACTTGCAAAGCAGCATCAGGTGAGCTTGTTCATGGTGCTTCAAGCATCACTTGCAGCATTACTGACACGCCTTGGGGCGGGTACAGATATCCCCATCGGCAGCCCAATTGCTGGACGGAATGACGATGCACTTGACGACATTGTCGGATTGTTTGTGAACACACTAGTATTACGTACAAATACAGCTGGTAATCCAACCTTTAGTGAGCTATTGAATCGAGTGCGCGACGTTGACTTAGCAGCTTATGAGCATCAGGATCTGCCATTTGAACGACTAGTGGAAATCCTAAATCCAACCCGCTCCAGATCACGCAATCCATTGTTCCAAGTCATGCTTGCCTTCCAAAATACACCGAAGGCGGAAATGAAGCTGACACAACTTGATTCAGATCTCTACGTAAAACCAGTAGGGTCAGCTAAATTTGATCTGACCATCGAATTGACAGAACAAAGAACTGAAACTGGATCAGCAGCAGGATTAACAGGATTGTTTGAATTCAGCACAGATGTATTTAAACAAAGTAGCGTTCGAGCAATCGCTGACAGAATGAAGCGCTTTTTAACAGAGGTAGCTGAGCGCCCTCATCTGCCAATTGGTCAAGTGAACATTTTATCAGATCAAGAACGACAAACATTTATACCTGACAAAAAAACATTCACTCAGTCAGACCAATCACCTAGTCTCCCAGCCTTATTTGAAAAAACGGCGCAGCAATTCCCTGATCGAGTAGCTGTAACGGATGGCAAGAGACAGCTTACCTATCAAGAGTTAAACAACAAAGCCAATCGTCTTGCTCATTTATTAATAGAAAGAGGCGTTGGACCAGAACAGTTCGTTGCACTTGCTCTGCCTAGGTCAATCGATATGCTCGTAAGTTTATTAGCCGTTCATAAAGCAGGCGCAGCCTATGTTCCGCTTGATCCTGACTATCCAGCAGACAGACTGGCATACATGATACAAGATGCCAAACCAGTTTGCAGCATCACAACAAAAGCAGCTGCATTACATCTCCCTGCTGATTGCGATTTGATTTTGTTAGACGAAAAAGAAACGATTGATCAATTGCTGACTACGCCAAATCACAATCCAGCTGATGTAAACAGAATTGAGCCGCTATCTTCTCTGCATCCGGCCTATATTATTTATACGTCCGGTTCTACAGGGAAACCAAAAGGAGTGGTTATTCCACACCAAAATGTCATCCGTCTTCTGACATCTACTGAACATTGGTTCCATTTTGATGAAGAAGATGTTTGGACAATGTTTCATTCGTATGCCTTTGATTTTTCAGTATGGGAAATTTGGGGGCCACTTTTGTATGGCGGTCGACTTGTCATTGTTCCTCATACCATCTCTCGCTCTCCAGAAGAGATGCTGCAACTTCTAGTCGAAGAAGGTGTGACTGTGCTTAATCAAACACCTTCTGCCTTCTATCAGCTCATGCAGATAGACAAGGAACAACAAACACTTGGTCAAGCATTATCACTCCGCTATGTCATCTTTGGCGGTGAAGCATTAGAGCTTAGCAGATTAGAAGATTGGTACAGCCGTCACTCAGACTGCAAGCCAAAGCTAATTAACATGTACGGCATTACAGAAACCACCGTTCACGTTACGTACAATGTACTCAATCGAGACATGATTGCAAAGAAATCTAGCAGCTTAATAGGCGAACCGATTCCTGATTTACACGTGTACGTACTAGATGAATACCTACAACCTGTTCCACCTGGGACGACAGGTGAAATGTATGTAGCTGGAGCTGGTTTAGCAAGAGGTTATCTAGGCAGGCCTGACCTGACCTCAGATCGATTCCCCGCCGATCCTTATGGAGCACCTGGCACAAGAATGTATCGTACAGGCGACCTCGCTCGCTGGACAGAAGAAGGGGCACTAGATTACATTGGCAGAGCTGATCATCAAATTAAAATACGCGGGTTTAGGATTGAACTTGGAGAAATCGAAGCTGTTCTGGCACGCCATGATGAAGTTGCACAAGTTGCCGTCATTTTGCGAGAGGATCAACCTGGTGACAAACGCTTAGTCGCATACATCGTCACAACTGAAGAAGACCGTTTCGATATAGAGACCCTTCGCCATTTTGCGTCAGCCAGTCTTCCTGATTACATGGTGCCTGCGGCTTATGTACAGATTGATACGATGCCACTTACAGCAAACGGGAAGCTTGATCAAAAATCACTACCGGCACCTCAATTGCATATACAGCAAACGGATGGCCGCGGCCCAAGAAACCCGAAAGAGGAAGTTCTATGCCACCTCTTTGAAGAGGTGCTTGATTTGCCAAAAATCAGCATTGACGATCGCTTTTTTGATATTGGCGGGCACTCATTACTTGCGGTTCGTTTAATCAGCCGCATTCGTGATGCACTTGGTGTCAAACTAAGCATCGGAACGTTGTTTGAAGCACCGAACGTTGCAAGCTTGGCAGAGAAACTAGAAACAGGAAGCGATGAAAACGCACTAGAAATCCTGCTGCCGCTACGAACAAATGGAGACAGATATCCTCTCTTCTGTGTTCACCCAGCAGGTGGTCTTAGCTGGTGCTATGCAGGTCTCTTGAATACATTAGAGAAAGACATCCCTATTTATGGATTACAAGCACGAGGAATCGCAAGAAAAGATGACTACCCGCACACACTAGATGATATGGCTGCGGATTATATCAAGCATATCCGAACGATTCAACCAAAAGGCCCTTATCATCTTCTTGGCTGGTCACTCGGCGGAAACGTTGTACAAGCAATGGCTACTCAACTCCAGCAGCAAGGTGAAGAAATCGCTCTCGTTGCGATGCTGGATGCCTATCCAAACCATTTCTTACCGATTAAAGAAGCACCTGATGAAGAAGAAGCACTAATCGCGCTTCTTGCACTCGGCGGTTATGATCCAGATACCTTAACAGGTGAACCACTCACGATGAAAAGTGCCGTCGACATTTTGAAGAAAGACGGCAGTGCACTAGCAAGCTTAAGTGAAGATGCTATTAGAAATCTAAAAGAAACCTATGTCAATTCAGTTCGATTGCTCGGAGAATATCAGCCAAAAGCTTATCATGGGGACATATTATTCTTTAGATCTACCATTATCCCAGATTGGTTTACACCAATTGATCCAGAAGCATGGGCACCTTACATCAATGGAACAATTGAACAGCATGACATTCATTGCCGGCACAAAGACATGTGCCAGCCTAAACCCCTAGCAGAAATTGGTGTCATCTTAGACAACGCTCTGCATCGGGTCAAACAAAAGCACTAAGAATAAAGGAGAGATGACAAATGACAAATCCCTTTGATCGTGAAGACGGTGTATTTCTTGTGCTTGTCAATGAACAAGGACAGCATTCACTTTGGCCCTCATTTGCATCAATACCAGATGGATGGGAAAAGGTCTTTGGTGAAGACACTAGAAATGCCTGCATCGATTACATCCAAACACACTGGCAGGACTTACGGCCATTAAACTTAAGAAAAGAACCTGCCCTAGCACATGAAAATACGGAATAAATCATCGCACCCTGATCTCACTCAGGGTGCTTTTTTAACAGAATAAACATCACCATCTTTCCAGCTCTTTCTGCTACAATTTAATTGAGAATGTTTATCAACCAATAAGAGATCAGGTGGTTTTATGAGAAACAACAATCAATTACGTACAATCCCAAATGCCGAACAATTCATCTATCGATTAACATATGTTGAAAAAATAAAGAATGCAGAGCTTCCGCATAAGGAGCAGCAGTTATCAGATACATTTTGCCTTCTCTTTAGCATAAGTTGCAGCGGCTTACTCACGCTGAACGATCAAAAATGGCGATTGAAAAATCTAACACTCTATACAATCCTGTCTGGTGAGACATTTATGTTGAAAACAGAGCCTTATCAAAAACACGAGCTCTATCTGCTTCGCTTTCAGATGTACACGCCGCAAGGTCAACACATAGAAGAGGTATCAATTGAACATGCCCGTTCTTTACTGAATGTATGGCAATTTATCGATATTAGCTCGATTGAACAAATCCATTCTTTACTGTCTGACATTACAGAGGAATGGCAAAGGCCTGAATCCATTAGCTTTTTTAGAAGCCAAACCCTTTTTCAACAGCTCATTATGCAGCTTTTCACACTGCATAATGAAGATATTTGTGACACGACACATGCCCTTTTTAAAACAAAACAATATATCGACCAACATTACGAAGAACCTCTCAGCCTTACAAGTCTTTCTCATATGGCTGGCATCAGCGCCAATCATTACAGTGAGCTATTTAAAAAGCATTTTGACGTGAGTGTCACTGATTATATCACTAAGAAAAGGATGACTAGAGCCAAACAGTTAATGGCAAAAGGCAACGCAAAACTCAAAGACATTGCACTGGAAATCGGCTATCAAGATCCCTATTACTTTAGCCGCATCTTTAAGAAAAAAACGGGCATGACCCCTTCTACTTATATGAAAAGCCGTCAGCGGAAAATTGCAGCCTATGGCCATTCCATACTCGGTCAGCTCACACCCATTCATATCATCCCATATGCTGCCCCTCTTCATCCTAAATGGACAGCACATGATTTTGAGCATCATGCAGAAGAAATTCCGATTCACCTAAGTGCACATCGGATTAACGAGCACGCTGAAGCCAATTTACAACAATTAAAAGAAACAAAACCTGAGCTAATCATTGCCAATGATCTTTTGACAGAGAAAGAAAAGCAATTATTGGAAACCATCTGTCCTGTTCATTTTGTTCCATTCACACAATTGGATTGGCGCACTCAATTCAGACAAACAGCTATGTTCCTAAACGAAGCGAAGGAAGCAGAAGAATGGTTGATTCATTACGAGGAACTCGTCATTCAAACGAAAAAGGCATGCCTTGTTGATCACTCACCAAAAACCGTCCTGCCTCTTCGTATCTTTCAAGATCAGCTTTACTTGTCTGTAAATCGCACCATGTCAGAAGTGATTTTTCATGACATTGGTCTTCTGCCAGCTTTTCAGAATAATGGTCAGCTAATAGAAAAGAAAATCAGCATTCACTCCATACAACAACTAGATCCAGACGCCATCTTCCTCCTCTTGCATAAGGAGCCAAAAACCATTGCTTTTTATCAAAAGCTACAGCAACAGGAAGCTTGGCAAAATCTCAAGGCTGTGACTCAACAAGCCGTCTATCCACTCACTTCTGACCCTTGGCGTGAATACACAGCAGCCAGTCATCAACGAGTCATTCAGGACCTTTTATCTTTTTTTCCGTAAAAAGTCCATCATTTGACAGAGATTTGTCTATGGATAAAAGGACGAAAGCCTAATACAATCTTTAATTGAGAACAATTATCAGTTAAAGGAGAAAACAAATGAAAAAATGGTTCGCATTGCTTACCCTTAGTATCATGACGATCATAACAGCAGCCTGTGGTGCTACAGAAAATAAACCTGCTTCAAACACAGCCAAAAGCAAGTCAGCTGAAATAGCAGAAACAAACATCAATTACTTAGATCAAACGTACAAACTCAAAACACCAGTGAAAAGAGTTGTCATCGCTGGAAGCCTAGAATCTATGGAAGATGCAAAATTACTTGATATTGAGCCTATTGGTGCTTCTACTGTAGGCGGCACGTTCCCTGAATTATTTAAAGACATCACAGCGAAAACAGAAGGCATCGGTGAAAAAACAGAACCGAACCTAGAGAAAATCTTAAAACTAAAACCAGACGTAATACTCGGATCAACAAAGTTCCCACCTGCAACAATTAAAAAATTGGATAAAGTCCAAACGACGATCCCAGTATCACATGTCTCTTCTGACTGGGAAAGCAACCTTTTATTGCTTGGTACACTTACTGGAAAAAGTGAAAAAGCGAAAAACATCATTTCTGATTACCAGAAAGAGCTCAAACAAGCGAAAGAAACCCTGAAAGACAAAAGCAACAACAAAACAGCTGTCATTTTACGCATTAGACAGGGTGACCTGTACGTGTATCCTGAAGACGTATACTTTAACTCTACCTTATATGGAGACTTAGGATTTACAGCACCAAGTGATATCAAAAAAGCCAAAGCACAAGCAATGATTTCAATGGAGCGCCTGGGCGAACTCAATCCTGACTATATTTTTGTTCAGTTCTCTAAAGAGGAAAACTCATCGAATCCTAATGCATTAAAGGACTTAGAGAAAAATAAAATTTGGACAAGCCTAAAAGCTGTAAAAAATGGCCACATCAATGAAAATGTCGTTGATCCTATGCTTCAAGGAGGAACTGCACTAAGCAAAACAGCGTTCCTTGATAAAGCTGTCAAATGGTTAGAGAAAAACAACTAAAAAAAGAAGACAAAGGGCTAAAATTTTTAGCCCTTTGTCTTCTTTTCAGCGTAGTTGAAAATCTTGAGGAGTGAATACACATGAATGGAACGTTTCTATATGATGAGTTTAACGGGC
Coding sequences:
- a CDS encoding amino acid adenylation domain-containing protein yields the protein MSIQSVDSFPLTGAQSGIWYAQQLDPSNPIFNTAEYIDIKGPIDPVHFEAAIRKTVLEADSLYMRFVEDTDGPKQWLTPKKEVPFQYINLQNEKQPLDAAKAWMKTDLSTPVFLEKDVFFREVLFQIADDRFIWYQRIHHIAIDGFAFSLIARRVAEVYSSLSKGTPVPPQTFGALHDVVQEEITYQQSKQYEDDRAFWKNRFADQSEIVSLAELAPRTSDHFIRKTARYDAEKVCKMKKNAQAFGGTWHEMILAASALYMHRMTGAHDIVLGLPVMMRLGSCALQTPGMVMNLVPLRVTCKPEMTLSALVRQVSDELKAIRPHQRYRHEDMRRDFKLIGRNQRLFGPQINIMPFDYDLMFDQSMGQAHNLSAGPVDDLSINIYDRADGNGFQIDFDANPSVYKETVVDAHQHRFLQLLEEITGLEQDQTISQFNLLLSEEKETILKHWNDTKRELPKESLRELFEKQVSKTPHAKALQFDEIILTYEELNQRANQLAHYLKKYGIGPEQFVAMALPRSIDMVVSLLAVVKTGAAYLPLDPDYPNDRVAYMLDDAKPACLLTVKEIADRLDHPHIIQLDDSTTHQEIAGSPHLNPTWSEGSPHHPAYILYTSGSTGKPKGVVVTKRNVINFILSMQDSFLLDQGDQLLAVTTIAFDISGLEMFLPLLHGAALLLAKKETIQEPAKLSDMIRSHHVTIMQATPTLWHALADEYPDVITGMRVLVGGEALPASLLHTLQSLQCDITNLYGPTETTIWSTLENVTAHRENSGPAIGKPIWNTSIYILDEGLNPVPAGSIGELYIAGEGVSRGYLGRYDLTAERFVANPFGTKGMRMYRTGDLARWRENGSIDYISRADHQIKIRGFRIELGEVETVIMQHPAIKHTSVIVREDQPGQQLLCAYVVLTDGSSLHPSELRQFVAALLPDYMVPSAVTLLPELPLTPNGKIDRKALPAPNMSLVSSDRTPRTPQEDMLCSLFAETLGLSQTGIDDSFFDLGGHSLLAARLLRRIRDTFGADLSMSTIFESPRVAELAQHLDKAKDIRPPLQVENKPDEIPLSFAQKRLWFLHCLEGPSPTYNIPLVIQLTGTLDQKALIGALADISEKHETLRTIFPNKNGMPRQVILHPKRVQPELHVTASSDQQIENQLNEAIRYSFKIEEEPALRAELFMLDANRSVLLLLLHHIAGDGWSLAPLTRDLTTAYEARIQGKSISLPAEPIQYADYAIWQQKLLGSEKETDSLFAKQLSYWTGALHDLPEELELPYDYPRPQEGSFNGATIDFTIEPALHQLLLELAKQHQVSLFMVLQASLAALLTRLGAGTDIPIGSPIAGRNDDALDDIVGLFVNTLVLRTNTAGNPTFSELLNRVRDVDLAAYEHQDLPFERLVEILNPTRSRSRNPLFQVMLAFQNTPKAEMKLTQLDSDLYVKPVGSAKFDLTIELTEQRTETGSAAGLTGLFEFSTDVFKQSSVRAIADRMKRFLTEVAERPHLPIGQVNILSDQERQTFIPDKKTFTQSDQSPSLPALFEKTAQQFPDRVAVTDGKRQLTYQELNNKANRLAHLLIERGVGPEQFVALALPRSIDMLVSLLAVHKAGAAYVPLDPDYPADRLAYMIQDAKPVCSITTKAAALHLPADCDLILLDEKETIDQLLTTPNHNPADVNRIEPLSSLHPAYIIYTSGSTGKPKGVVIPHQNVIRLLTSTEHWFHFDEEDVWTMFHSYAFDFSVWEIWGPLLYGGRLVIVPHTISRSPEEMLQLLVEEGVTVLNQTPSAFYQLMQIDKEQQTLGQALSLRYVIFGGEALELSRLEDWYSRHSDCKPKLINMYGITETTVHVTYNVLNRDMIAKKSSSLIGEPIPDLHVYVLDEYLQPVPPGTTGEMYVAGAGLARGYLGRPDLTSDRFPADPYGAPGTRMYRTGDLARWTEEGALDYIGRADHQIKIRGFRIELGEIEAVLARHDEVAQVAVILREDQPGDKRLVAYIVTTEEDRFDIETLRHFASASLPDYMVPAAYVQIDTMPLTANGKLDQKSLPAPQLHIQQTDGRGPRNPKEEVLCHLFEEVLDLPKISIDDRFFDIGGHSLLAVRLISRIRDALGVKLSIGTLFEAPNVASLAEKLETGSDENALEILLPLRTNGDRYPLFCVHPAGGLSWCYAGLLNTLEKDIPIYGLQARGIARKDDYPHTLDDMAADYIKHIRTIQPKGPYHLLGWSLGGNVVQAMATQLQQQGEEIALVAMLDAYPNHFLPIKEAPDEEEALIALLALGGYDPDTLTGEPLTMKSAVDILKKDGSALASLSEDAIRNLKETYVNSVRLLGEYQPKAYHGDILFFRSTIIPDWFTPIDPEAWAPYINGTIEQHDIHCRHKDMCQPKPLAEIGVILDNALHRVKQKH
- a CDS encoding MbtH family protein — its product is MTNPFDREDGVFLVLVNEQGQHSLWPSFASIPDGWEKVFGEDTRNACIDYIQTHWQDLRPLNLRKEPALAHENTE
- a CDS encoding AraC family transcriptional regulator, which codes for MRNNNQLRTIPNAEQFIYRLTYVEKIKNAELPHKEQQLSDTFCLLFSISCSGLLTLNDQKWRLKNLTLYTILSGETFMLKTEPYQKHELYLLRFQMYTPQGQHIEEVSIEHARSLLNVWQFIDISSIEQIHSLLSDITEEWQRPESISFFRSQTLFQQLIMQLFTLHNEDICDTTHALFKTKQYIDQHYEEPLSLTSLSHMAGISANHYSELFKKHFDVSVTDYITKKRMTRAKQLMAKGNAKLKDIALEIGYQDPYYFSRIFKKKTGMTPSTYMKSRQRKIAAYGHSILGQLTPIHIIPYAAPLHPKWTAHDFEHHAEEIPIHLSAHRINEHAEANLQQLKETKPELIIANDLLTEKEKQLLETICPVHFVPFTQLDWRTQFRQTAMFLNEAKEAEEWLIHYEELVIQTKKACLVDHSPKTVLPLRIFQDQLYLSVNRTMSEVIFHDIGLLPAFQNNGQLIEKKISIHSIQQLDPDAIFLLLHKEPKTIAFYQKLQQQEAWQNLKAVTQQAVYPLTSDPWREYTAASHQRVIQDLLSFFP
- a CDS encoding ABC transporter substrate-binding protein, with the translated sequence MKKWFALLTLSIMTIITAACGATENKPASNTAKSKSAEIAETNINYLDQTYKLKTPVKRVVIAGSLESMEDAKLLDIEPIGASTVGGTFPELFKDITAKTEGIGEKTEPNLEKILKLKPDVILGSTKFPPATIKKLDKVQTTIPVSHVSSDWESNLLLLGTLTGKSEKAKNIISDYQKELKQAKETLKDKSNNKTAVILRIRQGDLYVYPEDVYFNSTLYGDLGFTAPSDIKKAKAQAMISMERLGELNPDYIFVQFSKEENSSNPNALKDLEKNKIWTSLKAVKNGHINENVVDPMLQGGTALSKTAFLDKAVKWLEKNN